Within the Erigeron canadensis isolate Cc75 chromosome 6, C_canadensis_v1, whole genome shotgun sequence genome, the region GTGGTTTTAATACCAAGAATGTTATAGTGTGGATGACCGTTGGTAGAAGCTCTTGTCTTTTGGGTAGATGCCCACGGTTCTGTTTTGACCCTATTTACAAATCTTGTAAAATCAATCAAGATATATTTCGGTTATGATAATTGGATTCATTTATAAGTAAAcgaagttttttttctttcataaaacGATATATTGTTACAAAGTATAACTTAGCATGCTAATGGGTTACACAGCCGATCTAACAAgctaaaattacattttttttacttctaAGAAGTAAAACAACTTCATCAAACTAGAGGGAGTTGTATCGCTTTATTCATAAGAGAAGTCTATAATTTCCACACCAAAGGTTTATCTCACCAACGAAATTCGGAATATCTTAGAACAAATTTTTCACCAAATCTGGTAGAACATGGTCGGCGTAGATGCTATATCCAATCTCTGTCAGGTGGATACTATCCCAGTATAAGAACTTAGAGTCATTGAAGCATGAAGGAATGAGCTTGTTACACAGAAAACTGTACTCTATCGTTCCAGATCCACAACAGCCTCTCTCCGTAACTTCCAAGCCTAGcggaaaaaacaaaagaaaagtagaAGAGCGTATTAAGTTGGGAAAAATGTTCGCCATGGTTGCACAATAGACAACAATTCTGCTCTAAATTTAAAACTGCAAACATAAATCAAAACCATGTATGACTATTGAATCTAATGAATACTACCGTATTGCTGAGGGTTTTTAACGATATTTATAAAAGGCGTGTACAAATCAATGAAGGCAACCCTGGACTGAGGAAGACTAGTTGAAAGTAATTGCAACTGTTGTTTTAGCATGTTGTTAAACAACTCTGCCGCTTTATTGAACTTGTCTACACAACTTCTTTGTACTCCTGCACCTATCGTTCTCCCAATTGGTGTACATCCGAGTGGTGGTGCGCCAAGGACAGCTATTTTTCTTGCTCCCAGTTTTTGTATTTCcttcaattaataatataaatgtactaattatccaaaaatatgatatatgtaCTAATCATCCAAAACTAACAGAAAATTCATTACCTGTACAAAGGTGACGGCTAAGTCTACCAACATATTAACATATGCAGGGACATCATAATGCAATCTTCTAGTGGAAACAGTAAAGTAATTTGAGAGAAAATCGTTGCTACTCGATGAAACAAGAAACATGCTGTTGGTAATTGTAGCATTTGCAGCTTCTTCCCCAATGTTTTTCTTGAGCCTCCCTATGTATTGTTTGAAGAAGCCCAATTGAACCGATAGTGGTATAGAAGACTAGTAGTCATACGCCAGATATATGAAAAGATAAGAATAGTGGATTCAGATAAATCTGCCCGTTTCAACGATTACATATACTGGAAAGGGACTAAACGATCTGTTAAAAGACAAGTATGAACTGATACCGTTATTATGGGTGTTAGAGGGTCATATCCAGAGCCACCAGAAGCAAAACTAACTCCAGTTTGAAGATCTTTGTCCTGTATGTGAGGGTCTAGATATGCTGGAAGATACTCCTTTACTCCAAATCTGGCGGCTGAtgaattgatgtaaaaaatgcAGTTTTGAGAGCGAAAATCATAAGAATGGTCAACATGTGTGTCTTACACTAATCGGGCTCTTTTAAAATTCTTCGTGGCTTCACATATTATCAAATCTCATGATTGATAAACACTAACTAATTTTACTATTTACTGTTTGTCATAGCGATTTGCATGCATCTTATTATTTGAGATATACATCAACATTATTAATAACTTAGGTTGCACCGAGACGGGTACGGCGAAGGGGTACGGGGACAATACGGGTACGGGAAAcggcaaaaataataaaaaaaaagatacggGGACGGCAAGGGtacgacaataaaaaaaaatataaaaaataaaaaaatatattaaagaaaactcAAAATAGATAGATATTGATGTAAAGTGTAAACTCAAAACATACTACATGttccaaaaataattaattatcaacaatatatgGATGTTGTTCGTCTTCAATAGTCGATAATAATATATGGATGTGTATGATATTAATTGAGATTTGTTAGCAGTATATATACAATGTCGCATAAGTCGACATGTCGGTTATAGATTTTTATGGTCCGGTTCTAATTTGAAGGGAATACAAACTCTAAACCCTAAATGGGCTAGGAAACGTCCCCATATTCCCCCGAAACGTCCCCAGACTCCTTCTCCCGCCGTCCCCAAATTCCGATACGTCCCCATGCCGATTCCTAGCCGTCCCCGTCCCCTAAACGTCCCCGGAACGGGTACCCCGACCAATCAGGCGTCCCCGTGCATCATAGTTAATAACACTCACCTTTGAGGCTAAGCTGCATGCAAAGAAGGGTTAAACGGGTCATGGGCATTTGATACAATAGAGAGTAAATTTGTATAGTTCTCCTTTTGTTTTGTAAGCGTGtgcatatttttctttataataagcTGTAATAAATTAGTCAGAATTATAGACCCTTAACTTTTTTATTCTGATTTTGTCTTTAAATGTACTTCAAATTTTTGCATGGACAATGTAGTTGGGTAAAAACTTGAAGTATCAAAAACCGAAGAAATAAAGTAGGTACCAAAAACATCAGCGAGTGTTTTCCCATTGCAGAACCTTCCTGTTGGTATACCACCTGAAAAATCTCTTCCGCAAGGGGGGAAATTAGCCTTAATCACAGATGTGAAATAGTTATTGTTCCCCTGATCCAGCACGGAGTCTCCAAACGCTATGACTGCTGACACGGCCACTTTCTTTGGTATGTTTAGGTTTCCTTTGCTACAATGTATGCAAAGAGACACgtacaaacaaaagaaaataaccTTCATCATAATTGAACGAAGAGTTGAggaataacaataaaaaaaagtactgATAGGGCATTAACACAAATACACTAGAATTTTATCAACTATGTCTTCCTTATAAAGAGATGCCCTGAGAACTGTATTATGTTCATCTATCAACCGTCATTTTCTTCTTAATTATGTATTAACTCTTGGCCGACGTTCTTGTTTAGGTtgttaattttgaagatattgtTTGATATAGACATTGTTGCCTTCAACTCTCATTTTAAGAAAACTTCACAACCTACTTTTAGCTATATCGAGGCACCTTTTAGAAAGTTCATTACGACATTTCATCAAGAAAACCAgaatttaatgattatttttgGTATGTGGTTATTTAAATGAAAGAAATCGTAAGAGGCTAATTGCTGGTTTTCATAGCAAATCAGTTGTCTAAACTTAGAAAGCAGAATATAAAGAAAACTACactctcttaattatatataggtgAAACTTTACTTGAAatgtatgaaaatgaaagtacTCATGTTTTGGAAGCAGAAAATGATATGGTCAAGGAAAATTTCTTTCCAAGCATGTACAAATTGATATGAGACAAGTTACTAAAATAGACAAGTTGGCTATTTATTAAGGGGAACTGCTTACCATTTCAACCCGTAAACTTGCTTTCTTTTATGTactaaactttcaaaaaatttcgTCATACGTAGTGAACTTTTTGCTAAACGCAACTCTAAGGGTTgtagttaaggtgcattaaataacACTTTATCCTATATCCGGAATGAATGTCCACATtacatacataaacataaaatacaatACCTATATTGGTATTTTACAGAGTTCATAATCTACCTTGGAACAAAGTTGGTATTTTACagagtttattttttttgacaagtgaattttatCTCAGACGCGTATCatgtgtgctaatcgcacaacgaaagggtccCGCATTAAAcggatcttaaatagtctttctcaccataccaccttctttattggaaaataccgtcgacaagaacctaccaaggctcAAACTCACGGAGACCTTTATTTTACAGAGTTTATTACCGAGATTTGAATCTATATACGTCACTTTTCATAACACTAAAAAATAACAGGGTTGTCTAAAGAATGTTAAATTAATAACATATTACACATTATTACATATTGTTAGGGCCTTGTTACTTTTGAAAATGCTCTCTAAGAATTTGAGGGATGTCACTGAAATGAAGTGTGCCTTCACTGTCTTCTCCATATACTAGTAATTTAGATGCTCTTAGAAAATACTTTTCATTATATCTGGTAGAATTAGATTTGTAAAGATCTCACATCCTTTCTCTGATGGGTGCAGACTGTCCCAAAAAAAGTATGCCGAGTCGTTGTGGCACAACGCGCTAAATTCATTACAAGCATAACCCATCTCCAGCAATCCAGTTCCACAACAGCCTAAGTTTGTAACTTCCAATCctaagtaaaacaaaaaaaaaaaacatattgaaaCCTTAGATATAAAGTTACATGAGACAATAcgaatcaaagaaatttaagcGTTAAGTTAAATGTTGTGAATGTATACCGTATATGTGAGGATTTTCAATGATGCTGGTTAACGGATTGTAGCAATCACAATATGTAACCCTTGCTTGTGGAAGAGTGCTAGAAAGAAGTTGAAGTTGCGGTCTTAACATGCTATTAAACAATTTTGCTGCTCTATTGAACTTCTCGACACATTTTCTGTGTTTTCCTCCAAGTAACGTCCTCTCAATTGGTACACACCCGAGTGGGACTGCGCTAAATACAACAATCCTTCTTGCTCCAAGTGCATGTATTTCCTTCAATTATCGAGACtttttataaacatatgtaAGTCATAACTAATCAAATCGATCACTATAGAAATTAACATGTTTGTATGTCAAGATATTTCTTTGTAATATTGACCTAAAACCGGTAGAATAGACCAATGATCTCTTTAGTGTAGTGTTAGGAGGAGGTATCTGAGGTTCATGGTTCAAATCCAGATATTGACGTTTAATTACTAACTTGAAAAAAACTAATTACCAACaactaacacaaaaaaaaaaaaaaggaagaaaaaagatTGACCTAAAAGTATACACTTTCTATTAGCATATGTAGATAGGACTAATTAAATGTTTTTCAGAGGCACAAATATGATGAAATACAACCACTTACCTGAATAAAGCTTACGGCGAACTCTACAAGCTTATTAGCATACTCCGGGACATCATACTGTGATCGCCTAATAGGATTGGCAAAGTAGTTTGTAAGGAAATCATTGCTGCTTGCTGAAACAATATACACACTATTGGTGATTATGTTGTTGGCAGCACCTTCCCCAACTATTCTCTTGAGCTTTTCAATGTATTGTTTAAACATCTCCGCTTGAAGTGATAGTGATATAACTGACTAATTGTCATATagaaaaaagaattgaaaacaattcatcatttaatAAACACAACACAAGTTCAACTCTTCATGAAAAGGGTACGCGTGTATGAAATAACCGAGTTGAAAACATGATTGAAGGCATACCGCTAGTGAGGCAGTTAGCGGATCATATCCAGTGCCAGCAGAAGCAAAACTTACACCGGTTATAAAATCTTTGTCTTGTATGTAACTGTCTAGATATGCTGGAAGATACTCCTTCACTCCTAATGCCTTGgcttaaaatttcatattaacATTGCATTTGTTAGTCTAGATAGTAGATACATGACAAGAATGAAAACTAGAtcacatctatatctataatctatatctataacctcttataaaacatattggactccctattttaggaaattcagcaATCTTTTCAATATCCCCATATTGCCCctaattcacacattacctCTAATTCTATATTTCTAAGACAAACACCCTACCAAGATCTAACACACATtcacttctttctctccttccTATTTACACACGCATATGGATTCCccccactgttttgtattatcatcaccgTTTAACCATCGTAACGCGTGGGCACCAACCCTCGCTACATAATTATAAGGGTTCGATAAGTATGCATATTCCCCTTTCATTAAAAGGTTATAAATCTTTCGCATGATGatgaaataaatagaaataactTTTGTAGTATCGGTTCATAAAACATTGAAACTTAAATCCATGTATAACTAATACTTTGGGTCCATTTTGACCCGGCCCGTTTTCAAAATTACCCATATTGACCCGAACCCATTTAAACCCGGACCCGTTTTGATCCATCACCCATCGCGTTTCGACCTgtacattttgccacctctaataaAACTTAAATACATGTATAGCTAATACTTTGAATGACAAATTGAAAAGGTAAAAAGCGACTACAAGTAATGTGAGGCTCTAATACTCTACTAGTCTAGCACAATATGAAAGACGATTTAATGGAAAAAGTAATGGGCTTATGGGCTATGTGTTTTTTCTAGAATTTCTGGACAAATAAATCTAAGCTGGCCCACTAACAAATAAACTTAAGCAGTTAAGCTGACCTTTTTCTTCGAATAGGTTAGACAGAGATTTTATTAGCTAAATCAAACTTAAGTTAGCTTAAAATCAGGCAAAAAAAATTTCCCATTAACTTCTAAATAAACAATGCGTTTTTATTTACAATTACgaagaaaaaaatgaaggaaCTATCAGCTTTTATGCTCGAAAACAATCTCACAATGGTTGCAACACTTTCTTATAAACGACAggatattttttaatatgtccCCACCAGTGCCGCGTCTctgaaaatgtgaaaaaatttcgGGGCCCGGCCCAAGAATAAAGAATGGGTATCTAAGATAGTAGGTCGACGAAAATCATTCCAAGCTCAAGTTTATTAAATGTTCTTAATATAAGTGTTGGTACCTAAACAAATCTATTATGTAACCATAATTGAGAACCTATACTATTGGTGTAAATTGCTTAGTTATCTAAAACAAAGAATCGGCGTTAAAGTAGAGAATAGAAAAGCTATATTACTTAACCGATACTCTATATCTCAACAATCACACACCGTatatttctttcaaataaatcTTATCTCAATTCATAGTTCACTCTTTTAGTCCTTCATGCTTTACCCCATTGTTATTGAAACCCTGACCATCACTAAGACTCTGACATCATAGTTACTGCTATTCTTTTTACTTACTCTTTTTCTCATTCTTCCTTTTTCCTTTTGCTATTCTTTTAGTTGGGTGGTATTCTTACACACTGATTTTATGAATGAAACTTGCAATAAACTTTTAGGAATTAATTATGGGCCCTTGGAGGGAGTGGGCCCGGCCCAAATGCACCTCTTGCACCCCTCCAAAGCCGGCCTTGGTCCCCACGTAattattaaaaaaccaaaaccttaaaaaattataaattataaataaaagcatTCAATAGTCATCAACTAAGCCTCGAAGTTGTGGTTTAAAACgattaactatttttattctAAGGAACAACTAATATGATGTCGGGTATTCCAAAACGATTAACTATTTTTTTCTAAGGACCAACCAATATACACACCAGATGAAAAAAGCCCCTATTCCAATTAATTCCAGGTTCTGGGGAAAAACCACTAACTCGTCTGGCCATTGGCAAGACTAGGGATGAGCATATGACCCGGAAAGTCGAAGCCCGAACCAAGCCCGCCCGAACCCAGACCGACCCGGACTGCCCGATACCCATATGGTCCGGTCCTTGGGTCTGGATTTCCTGCACTTTTgggtttcggttcggttcggtctATAATCCGAAAAAAACGGGCCAAATCCGAAAGACTCGAATGAAGTATTTATAGAGACTGTAATATGTATCTATTCGAATTATATAGCGTCTGTAATATGTATATAGTGTGTAATATGTAtctgtaaataaataaaagagaaaaatgaaggaaaaaaagaaagaaggaaaATAGGAGATAATAAAAGTATGGaataaaaaaagtgtattatagaAGAATGAGCTACTAATATTTTGGTGTTCTATAAACTCAAAAGTGAAAAGTACATGCAATAGccatttaaattatatatgggTTGACATCCTGAATCTAATGTCtatctttcaaataaaaaacctaaaatatCCCTACAATAATCAAAAGAAATGATCTACTCAAAAACCCTTTTTAGTAGTTTCCCCAAACTAGAGTACAAGACTACTGCCAATTGCTAgttcttaattaatatatttatatacatgtacattTATACAACTATGTCATCAAAAACAAGAAACCATACTCCTAATAAAACACTCTACACCCCCATTTTCTAAACACAAAAAAACCGATTAAGGCTCCAACAAAATACAATGAGGATTACGACATGAAATCTCTTTATTCATAAATACTTTATGTATATAGAAGTATATCGTATGATTTGTATCTGTTCGAACTAAAAAAAAGCCTATGAAAAAACCCATCCTAAGCCCAACAGGATTTCAAGCCTAGCAACTTTTCGGGCCATGCATTAAAACCCGACCCCGACCCGGTGTAACCCGAAACCAAACACGACCGCCCGAGAGGGTAACGGGACAGGCATCGGCTTTAATTTTCTTGCCAAATCGGGTTTCGGGCCTAGTCGATCCGCGTTTTGGCCCATACTTATGCCTAGGCAAGACAATGAATTAATGTTAAAATACAATTCAACGTTAAATTTGAAATGGATCTCCTCAAACCAAACCTTCATTGGTTGACTCTCATGTCTAAGGATGAGCAAGAGACCCGGAAACTCGTGGCCGACCCGAACCGACCCCCCCAAGTCCTAACAagccgggtcacgggtcacctTTTTTGTGCATTCACGGGTCATGGGTTGGACGGGTCGGGCCAGGCTAGGTGAAGCCAAAtaccaaaaaaatgtaaaggAAACCCATGACCCGCCCGAACCATCCCGACCTGAACGAACTTGGACcatcacgggccgggtcacggttccatTTTTCATGCTTTTGCGGGTCATCACGGGTCGGGCCAGGTTttgacccgtgcacatccctacctatgtcaatttttttatgaaagaaTCGGTAAAAAgaataagttttattttaaaaaaatcgacATAATTAAATTCGTATTAACAAGTGCCTTTTGGCACAAGTTacaaaaaaccaaatatatcaACACCATAAAGGTCAATTGGGCTTAACTCAATTGACATGTAGACCAATGATAGTAGACCATGTCTCTTGGAGACCAGAGTTGATCGTTGAGACAAACGAGTTttactaataattttttttatgcgGCTACCGGTAGATCGATTGTTGGGTCTTCCCCCATATGAAGTAATTTGGGGCGATTAAGAGCTCTCTGCGCGGTTAGCTTGGCCAGCTAAGCGGTGAGGTGGGTTGATGACCTTTTGCCAATGAATCACTTTTTACGGAATACCCGGACGATTATATTAGCTAGTTGTTTAAAAACCAAATTTGCATCTATAACGAAAAGAAAAGCAACGTTTACCTATAAAATCGCCAAGTATTTTTCCGTTGTTAAATCTCCCGGTTGGTTCTCCACCAAGAAAATCCTTTCCATATGGGGGAAAATTAGCCTTGGTAAAAGTGTTGAGATAGTTATTAT harbors:
- the LOC122606283 gene encoding GDSL esterase/lipase EXL3-like, producing MMKVIFFCLYVSLCIHCSKGNLNIPKKVAVSAVIAFGDSVLDQGNNNYFTSVIKANFPPCGRDFSGGIPTGRFCNGKTLADVFAARFGVKEYLPAYLDPHIQDKDLQTGVSFASGGSGYDPLTPIITSSIPLSVQLGFFKQYIGRLKKNIGEEAANATITNSMFLVSSSSNDFLSNYFTVSTRRLHYDVPAYVNMLVDLAVTFVQEIQKLGARKIAVLGAPPLGCTPIGRTIGAGVQRSCVDKFNKAAELFNNMLKQQLQLLSTSLPQSRVAFIDLYTPFINIVKNPQQYGLEVTERGCCGSGTIEYSFLCNKLIPSCFNDSKFLYWDSIHLTEIGYSIYADHVLPDLVKNLF
- the LOC122606303 gene encoding GDSL esterase/lipase At5g42170-like — translated: MKVIFFCLYASMYLPYNKGTTTNLLPRNAFVPAIIAFGDSIMDPGNNNYLNTFTKANFPPYGKDFLGGEPTGRFNNGKILGDFIAKALGVKEYLPAYLDSYIQDKDFITGVSFASAGTGYDPLTASLASVISLSLQAEMFKQYIEKLKRIVGEGAANNIITNSVYIVSASSNDFLTNYFANPIRRSQYDVPEYANKLVEFAVSFIQEIHALGARRIVVFSAVPLGCVPIERTLLGGKHRKCVEKFNRAAKLFNSMLRPQLQLLSSTLPQARVTYCDCYNPLTSIIENPHIYGLEVTNLGCCGTGLLEMGYACNEFSALCHNDSAYFFWDSLHPSEKGCEIFTNLILPDIMKSIF